In Penaeus chinensis breed Huanghai No. 1 chromosome 11, ASM1920278v2, whole genome shotgun sequence, a genomic segment contains:
- the LOC125030604 gene encoding uncharacterized protein LOC125030604 yields MLVPRSLWALSVLLVGVASSDDRWVWGKSDNHPKASRIPGYVEPTTSAPPATTFRPRLPPSERQRHFKSITAHPFFLGPYPPFSFVPVGGPRGGPPAPPRDDDGTTKSRVTADTAHDDQHGAVLDADDKYTTLDRLQSERGAPPPLPRPRPHQLGGLHPDEVFYADDDLLIIKGGGFNSDVFQDPPQTLDDDERYELEPSRLRPVSAALHDREYNGNVPAFLPPPDHQRPFSVFVEGASTNNHIFVPYVYPRPERSTGRPAPVPQPSSSWHPVAHYVYPVPAVPFILPAPSASLVVAPRPSPAATAPVSNHLPEPVEDFGGVVRRGHPLDSDINVNFGPNTPPINPLAETIRRRGLHPRL; encoded by the coding sequence ATGCTGGTGCCGCGGAGCTTGTGGGCGCTGAGCGTGCTGCTGGTGGGCGTGGCGAGCAGCGACGACCGATGGGTGTGGGGCAAGAGCGACAACCACCCCAAGGCGTCGCGGATTCCCGGCTACGTTGAGCCCACCACGTCCGCGCCGCCCGCCACCACTTTCCGGCCGCGGCTGCCGCCCTCCGAGCGTCAGCGCCACTTCAAGAGCATCACCGCCCACCCGTTCTTCCTGGGGCCGTACCCGCCCTTCAGCTTCGTGCCCGTGGGAGGGCCCCGCGGAGGCCCCCCGGCGCCACCTCGCGACGACGACGGCACCACCAAGAGCCGCGTGACCGCCGACACGGCCCACGACGACCAGCACGGCGCCGTGCTCGACGCCGACGACAAATACACGACTCTGGACCGCCTGCAGAGCGAGCGGGgcgcgccgccgccgctgccgcgcCCGCGCCCGCACCAGCTGGGCGGCCTCCATCCTGACGAGGTCTTCTACGCCGACGACGACCTCCTCATCATCAAGGGCGGCGGTTTCAACTCCGACGTGTTCCAAGACCCGCCGCAAACGCTCGACGACGACGAGCGCTACGAGCTGGAGCCGTCGCGGCTGCGGCCCGTGTCGGCGGCGCTGCACGACCGCGAGTACAACGGCAACGTGCCCGCCTTCCTGCCGCCGCCCGACCACCAGCGCCCCTTCTCCGTGTTCGTGGAGGGCGCCTCCACCAACAACCACATCTTCGTGCCCTACGTGTACCCCCGCCCAGAACGTTCCACGGGCCGTCCCGCGCCAGTGCCCCAGCCCAGCTCGAGCTGGCACCCGGTCGCTCATTACGTGTACCCCGTCCCGGCCGTGCCTTTCATCCTGCCTGCCCCGTCAGCGTCCCTGGTAGTGGCCCCGAGGCCCTCGCCGGCGGCCACGGCCCCGGTGTCCAACCATCTTCCGGAGCCCGTGGAGGACTTCGGCGGCGTCGTGCGGCGCGGCCACCCCCTGGACAGCGACATCAACGTCAACTTCGGCCCGAACACCCCGCCCATCAACCCCCTGGCGGAGACCATCAGACGGCGTGGGCTGCACCCTAGACTGTGA